From a single Vanacampus margaritifer isolate UIUO_Vmar chromosome 15, RoL_Vmar_1.0, whole genome shotgun sequence genomic region:
- the mettl25 gene encoding putative methyltransferase-like protein 25, giving the protein MFPSSVSLADLRQRMDEVTRFLAATLSIANAHTVEFYTHDVWSRFVVVSPDEVLNAIGINGHQGEPEVQKQSGSIEKLRTTFGFCQDTNRLVDIHELLRTAKAHSLPGLGVCMSRDDLLDALRRKASEHDAETSVELEPDEFMNTKKSHEVQSMAEVVDCLAKRCGVEQVIDVGSGKGYLSSFLSLQHGLRVFGIDSSSTNTHGAQERNRKLKKFSKVYQKHRKAAKGQTEHQAVSEIKGAEDGNGSQEEKLQTPDSNPIEELFLSAISLEVGQSGRASPSSLTDEERQRRKMENLERKSQSRSGMTSAVFSPLTSYVTADTELRELIDELERAVLVGLHTCGDLAPSTLRMFVAKAELLAVCSVGCCYNKLSEEFAPDTQECWRGAFGFPLSQHLRRRSWFCGRNARMSACLALERVSVGHGIQMDSLFYRAVLHVILRDHYGAYKSEKRVGNVYSKAKCFVDYVRRALRKLDLDESKLSDGDIQRYHDTHVPRWPEIHAFNLLKVTLAPCIEGLILLDRLCYLKEQDEGSFSALVQLFDPLLSPRCYAVVALKE; this is encoded by the exons ATGTTTCCCTCATCGGTCAGCCTTGCGGACTTGCGGCAACGCATGGATGAAGTCACGCGTTTCCTCGCGGCCACTCTGAGCATCGCAAACGCACACACGGTGGAGTTTTACACGCACGACGTGTGGAGTCGTTTCGTGGTCGTGTCGCCTGACGAGGTGCTGAATGCCATTGGCATAAATGGCCACCAGGGGGAGCCAGAGGTCCAAAAACAAAGTGGGTCCATCG AAAAATTGAGGACCACGTTTGGGTTTTGTCAAGACACAAACAGGCTGGTTGATATCCATGAGCTGTTGCGTACAGCCAAGGCCCACTCACTTCCCGGCCTGGGGGTCTGCATGAGCCGGGATGACCTTTTGGACGCCCTCAGGCGAAAGGCATCAGAGCATGACGCTGAGacaa gTGTTGAATTGGAGCCGGATGAgttcatgaatacaaaaaagtcacatgaGGTGCAGTCCATGGCGGAGGTAGTGGATTGTTTGGCCAAGCGCTGTGGAGTAGAACAGG TGATAGACGTGGGTTCGGGTAAGGGCTACCTGAGCTCCTTCCTCTCCCTGCAGCACGGCCTTCGCGTCTTCGGCATTGACTCATCTAGCACCAACACCCACGGGGCCCAGGAGAGGAACCGCAAATTGAAAAAGTTCTCCAAGGTGTACCAGAAACACAGAAAGGCTGCAAAAGGGCAGACAGAGCACCAAGCGGTCTCAGAAATCAAAGGTGCAGAAGATGGAAATGGGTCACAGGAGGAGAAGCTGCAGACACCAGACTCCAACCCCATAGAGGAGCTCTTCTTAAGCGCCATATCGTTGGAGGTGGGACAGTCTGGCAGGGCTTCCCCCAGCTCACTGACTGATGAGGAGAGGCAGAGGAGGAAGATGGAGAACCTGGAGCGGAAATCTCAGAGCAGAAGCGGCATGACCAGCGCCGTCTTTTCACCGCTCACGTCCTACGTTACTGCTGACACCGAGCTTAGGGAGCTCATCGACGAGCTGGAG CGCGCGGTCCTGGTGGGCCTGCACACGTGCGGCGACCTGGCGCCAAGCACGCTCAGAATGTTTGTGGCCAAAGCGGAGCTGCTCGCCGTCTGCAGCGTGGGATGCTGCTACAACAAGCTCTCAGAGGAGTTTGCGCCTGACACACAGG AGTGTTGGCGTGGTGCGTTCGGGTTCCCTCTGAGTCAGCACCTCCGCCGCCGCTCGTGGTTCTGCGGCAGAAACGCCAGGATGTCGGCGTGCTTG GCACTGGAAAGAGTCTCAGTGGGCCACGGG ATTCAGATGGATTCGCTGTTCTACCGGGCGGTCCTGCATGTTATTCTCCGGGATCACTACGGCGCCTATAAAAG TGAAAAGCGAGTTGGGAACGTGTACTCCAAggcaaaatgttttgtggaTTATGTTCGACGGGCTCTTCGTAAACTGGACCTGGATGAGTCAAAG CTTTCCGACGGGGACATTCAGCGGTACCACGACACGCACGTGCCGCGGTGGCCCGAAATCCACGCTTTTAATCTG TTGAAGGTGACCCTGGCTCCATGCATTGAAGGCCTCATTCTCCTGGACCGCCTCTGCTACCTGAAAGAGCAG GACGAGGGATCCTTTTCTGCTTTGGTGCAACTGTTTGACCCGCTTCTGTCGCCAAGATGTTACGCCGTCGTCGCGCTGAAGGAGTGA
- the ccdc59 gene encoding thyroid transcription factor 1-associated protein 26 homolog: protein MYVNISPSQGQNSVQMASTNAKTGKLPRKEGNWKKPQKQNDRVKKKKWFPENKVFQGSIKEGQGFAFERKEKVKHDYNKLLRKREKKKTNTQMSSSSLYHEQYPEHLKHLYMAEAEKLKNEAWTNRVNRVKLRMKEREQEKPKEDKIEEIVGSDPESTDAPEAENTESASVAKSLPLSNRMRKKREKKTSYQRSLEECERVREMRRKKKEEFLKSKQQREEAKRKYKEKKMETYHMLCKKTKKGQPNLNLQMDYLLQKIQQISETTPKK, encoded by the exons ATGTATGTAAACATTTCGCCATCACAGGGTCAGAATTCAGTCCAAATGGCATCGACAAATGCGAAAACAGGTAAGCTTCCACGAAAAGAAGGAAACTGGAAGaagccacaaaaacaaaatgaccgtgtcaaaaagaagaaatggtTTCCggaaaataaagttttccaaggAAGTATTAAAGAAG GTCAAGGTTTTGCTTTTGAGCGGAAAGAGAAAGTGAAGCATGACTACAACAAGCTTTTGCGAAAGcgggagaagaagaaaacaaacacgcagaTGTCCTCGTCATCGCTGTACCACGAGCAGTACCCGGAGCACCTCAAGCATTTGTACATGGCCGAGGCGGAGAAGCTGAAGAACGAGGCCTGGACTAATAGAGTGAACCGGGTCAAACTGAGAATGAAAGAACGGGAACAGGAGAAACCAAAGGAGGACAAGATTGAGGAAATAGTTGGTTCTGATCCAGAAAGTACAGATGCACCTGAGGCAGAAAACACAGAGTCAGCATCTGTAGCGAAAAG CCTTCCACTAAGCAACCGCATGAGGAAAAAGCGGGAGAAGAAGACATCCTACCAACGGTCTCTGGAGGAGTGTGAAAGAGTCCGAGAAATGCGGAGGAAAAAGAAAGAG GAGTTTCTCAAGAGCAAGCAGCAGCGTGAGGAGGCCAAACGAAAATACAAAGAGAAAAAGATGGAGACGTATCACATGCTGTGCAAAAAGACCAAGAAGGGGCAGCCCAATCTCAATCTTCAAATGGACTACTTGCTTCAGAAGATCCAGCAAATCTCGGAAACGACTCCAAAAAAATGA